From Oncorhynchus clarkii lewisi isolate Uvic-CL-2024 chromosome 26, UVic_Ocla_1.0, whole genome shotgun sequence, the proteins below share one genomic window:
- the LOC139384647 gene encoding LOW QUALITY PROTEIN: probable inactive protein kinase DDB_G0270444 (The sequence of the model RefSeq protein was modified relative to this genomic sequence to represent the inferred CDS: substituted 1 base at 1 genomic stop codon) has protein sequence MKRQRSSAQEEIQEEIQEEIQEETQGEEIQEEIQEEEIQEEEIREEEIQEEEIQEEIQEETQEEDIQEETQGEEIQEEIQEETQEEEIQEEEIQEEVIQEETQGEEIQEETQEEEIQEEEIQEVIQEEIQEETQEEEIQEDIQEEIQEETHGEEIQEEIQEETQEEEIQEEEIQEETQEETQEETQEEIREEIREEMREEMQEEIHEEIHEEIQEEIQEENQEEIQEENQEEIQEEIQKEMQEEIQEETLEEIQEETLEEIHEEIQEEIQEENQEENQEEIQKEMQEEIQEETLAEIQEETLEETLEEIHEEIQEEIHKEIQXKIHEEIQEEIQEEIQEEIQEEEIQEEEIQEETLEENQEEIHEVIQEEIQEEIQEEIQEETLEKIQEEIQEEEIQEETQEEIHEEIQEKIQEEIQEEENQEEIQEEIQEDMREMERERKSEREKERERDRRESESVFSVSRRNLF, from the exons ATGAAGAGACAGAGAAGTTCAGCTCAGGAAGAGattcaggaagagattcaggaagagattcaggaagagacacagggagaagagattcaggaagagattcaggaAGAAGAGATTCAGGAAGAAGAGATTCGGGAAGAAGAGATTCAGGAAGAAGAGattcaggaagagattcaggaAGAGACACAGGAAGAAGATATTCAGGAAGAGACACAGGGAGAAGAGattcaggaagagattcaggaAGAGACACAGGAAGAAGAGATTCAGGAAGAAGAGATTCAGGAAGAAGTGATTCAGGAAGAGACTCAGGGAGAAGAGATTCAGGAAGAGACACAGGAAGAAGAGATTCAGGAAGAAGAGATACAGGAAGTGattcaggaagagattcaggaAGAGACACAGGAAGAAGAGATTCAGGAAGATattcaggaagagattcaggaAGAGACACATGGAGAAGAGattcaggaagagattcaggaAGAGACACAGGAAGAAGAGATTCAGGAAGAAGAGATTCAGGAAGAGACACAAgaagagacacaggaagagacacaggaagagattcGGGAAGAGATTCGGGAAGAGATGCGGGAAGAGATGCAGGAAGAGATTCACGAAGAGATTCACGAAGAGATTCAGGAAGAAATACAGGAAGAGAATCAGGAAGAGATACAGGAAGAGAATCAGGAAGAGATTCAGGAAGAGATTCAGAAAGAGATGCAGGAAGAGATTCAGGAAGAGACCTTGGAAGAGATTCAGGAAGAGACCTTGGAAGAGATTCACGAAGAGATTCAGGAAGAGATACAGGAAGAGAATCAGGAAGAGAATCAGGAAGAGATTCAGAAAGAGATGCAGGAAGAGATTCAGGAAGAGACCTTGGCAGAGATTCAGGAAGAGACCTTGGAAGAGACCTTGGAAGAGATTCATGAAGAGATTCAGGAAGAGATTCACAAAGAGATTCAGTAAAAGATTCACGAAGAGattcaggaagagattcaggaagagattcaggaagagattcaggaAGAAGAGATTCAGGAAGAAGAGATTCAGGAAGAGACCTTGGAAGAGAATCAGGAAGAGATTCACGAAGTGattcaggaagagattcaggaAGAGATACAGGAAGAGATACAGGAAGAGACCTTGGAAAAGattcaggaagagattcaggaAGAAGAGATTCAGGAAGAGACTCAGGAAGAGATTCACGAAGAGATTCAGGAAAAGattcaggaagagattcaggaagaagagaatcaggaagagattcaggaagagattcaggaAGATATG agagagatggaaagagagagaaagagcgagagagagaaagagagagaaagagacaggagagagagtgagagtgtgttcTCTGTCAGCAGG AGGAACCTCTTCTGA